One part of the Acidobacteriota bacterium genome encodes these proteins:
- a CDS encoding MerR family transcriptional regulator, translated as MSPRTKSAARKIRSTEIIIPDKLYFRIGEVARLCRLQAYVLRFWETEFPQLKPVKSSTGQRMYRRRDVESVIRIKKLLYEDGFTIAGARSQLKEESKSERNQSALPFPMRSQVNVAHLRHELQEILQLLSPRH; from the coding sequence ATGAGTCCCCGAACCAAGTCCGCCGCCAGAAAGATTCGGAGCACGGAAATCATTATTCCTGACAAGCTGTATTTCAGGATTGGCGAAGTCGCGCGCCTGTGCCGGCTGCAGGCCTATGTTCTGCGGTTTTGGGAGACTGAGTTTCCCCAGTTGAAGCCAGTCAAGAGCAGCACTGGTCAACGGATGTATCGCCGGCGCGATGTCGAGTCGGTGATCCGCATCAAGAAGCTGCTCTATGAAGACGGCTTTACGATTGCCGGTGCGCGCAGCCAACTGAAAGAAGAATCCAAATCCGAGCGCAATCAAAGTGCGCTCCCGTTCCCGATGCGGTCGCAAGTCAATGTGGCTCACTTGCGCCACGAGCTTCAGGAAATCCTGCAACTGCTATCCCCGCGACACTAG
- a CDS encoding DNA starvation/stationary phase protection protein: protein MAKKSLSPRKVSPNPLYHQSAPEIQAFGTVSSRIPLQLEEPVRLEMTERLNQLLADTMTLRDLYKKSHWQVSGPTFYQLHLLFDKHYEEQDEIVDTIAERIQLLGGISIAMAADVAETTRIPRPPKGREEVPVQLSRLLDAHQEIIVYCRELAERAQKEGDDGTNDLVVSDVLRTNELQVWFLSEHLVEEPLVKATSRLKSA from the coding sequence ATGGCCAAAAAATCTCTTAGCCCACGCAAGGTCTCACCGAATCCCCTGTATCACCAGAGCGCCCCGGAAATCCAGGCGTTCGGGACGGTTTCCAGCCGGATTCCCCTGCAACTGGAAGAACCCGTCCGGCTCGAAATGACGGAACGGTTGAATCAGCTGCTCGCCGATACGATGACACTCCGCGATCTCTACAAGAAATCGCACTGGCAGGTTTCGGGACCAACCTTCTACCAGCTGCACCTGCTTTTCGACAAGCATTATGAGGAACAGGACGAAATCGTCGACACGATTGCCGAGCGCATTCAACTGCTGGGTGGAATCAGTATTGCCATGGCGGCAGACGTTGCCGAAACGACACGGATCCCTCGCCCTCCCAAGGGACGCGAAGAGGTACCCGTACAGTTGTCGCGACTGCTGGACGCGCACCAGGAAATCATCGTCTATTGCCGCGAACTGGCAGAGCGGGCACAAAAAGAAGGCGACGATGGCACCAATGATCTGGTCGTCAGCGATGTGCTCCGGACGAATGAGTTGCAGGTTTGGTTCTTGAGCGAGCATCTGGTCGAAGAACCTCTGGTGAAAGCAACGTCCCGATTAAAGTCGGCCTGA
- a CDS encoding antibiotic biosynthesis monooxygenase has translation MINVLIHHEVADYPAWKSSFESVLDWRQKNGERSYRVFHSAGNFNDLTLLFEWDSLEAARKFLASDELKARMAKAGVKGEPKIEFLSELHNVRRSAAD, from the coding sequence ATGATCAACGTGCTGATCCATCATGAAGTGGCCGACTACCCGGCATGGAAATCGTCGTTCGAGTCCGTTCTCGACTGGCGGCAGAAGAATGGGGAACGCAGCTATCGTGTGTTTCACAGCGCCGGCAACTTCAACGATCTGACTCTGTTGTTCGAATGGGACAGCCTGGAAGCGGCGCGGAAGTTCCTGGCATCGGACGAACTGAAAGCCCGTATGGCGAAAGCTGGGGTCAAGGGCGAGCCGAAGATCGAGTTCCTCTCGGAATTGCACAACGTTCGCCGCAGCGCTGCCGACTAG
- a CDS encoding FAD/NAD(P)-binding protein, translated as MADLDVLIIGGGFSGTMVATHLLRRRQGLLIGVLERKSQPGRGLAYSSPHRFHLLNVPAAKMSALPEDPGHFLRWAQSNHDASVQPRSFLPRNLYGNYVGSLLEQAIADGNQEHFRWIQDEALSLQRRHGHWAVQGKSGTEITARAVALALGNFPPADPRMPGLNPGSTLYFPFAWASKVLEDLPAHGSILLIGSGLTSVDLVMALRSKKFKGTVHVLSRKGLLPRRSRPAEPWPLFWDEHAPRTTRGLLRMVREQIELAEERDVTWRGVIDSLRPVTQKIWQSLPRDEQRRFLRHLRSHWEVHRHRIAPEIGDVLADMKAEGIVHTYAGRIIRYSEKAGIAKVSYRERQSRRKKTVKANRVVNCTGSETDCRRIDDSLIVSLFAQGLARPDPLFLGLDTDRHGGLIDYNGAASTTLLAVGPTRKGSLWETTAVPEIRKQAADVAEYVGSTLASHNLQSRDVLGTAV; from the coding sequence ATGGCAGACTTGGACGTCCTCATCATCGGCGGGGGATTCAGTGGCACGATGGTCGCGACGCATCTGCTGCGGCGCCGCCAGGGCCTTTTGATCGGCGTTCTGGAACGAAAGTCGCAGCCGGGACGCGGTCTGGCCTATAGCTCTCCGCATCGTTTTCACCTGTTGAACGTCCCGGCGGCGAAAATGAGCGCCCTCCCCGAGGATCCCGGACACTTCCTGCGCTGGGCGCAGAGCAACCATGACGCGTCCGTGCAGCCGCGGAGCTTTCTCCCCAGGAACCTGTATGGCAACTATGTTGGAAGCCTGCTTGAGCAGGCGATCGCGGACGGCAATCAGGAACATTTCCGCTGGATTCAGGACGAGGCGCTCTCGCTCCAGCGTCGACATGGCCACTGGGCAGTCCAAGGAAAAAGCGGCACGGAAATTACGGCGCGTGCCGTGGCGCTGGCACTGGGGAATTTTCCTCCCGCGGATCCGCGAATGCCGGGGCTGAATCCCGGCAGCACTCTCTATTTTCCCTTTGCCTGGGCGAGCAAGGTTCTGGAAGACTTGCCCGCCCACGGCAGCATCCTCCTGATCGGATCGGGCCTCACCAGCGTGGATCTCGTCATGGCCCTGCGCTCGAAAAAATTCAAAGGTACCGTCCACGTGCTGTCCAGGAAGGGATTATTGCCGCGCCGCTCCCGGCCGGCCGAGCCCTGGCCACTTTTCTGGGACGAGCATGCTCCCCGCACGACTCGTGGTCTTCTACGCATGGTCCGCGAACAGATCGAACTTGCAGAGGAACGGGATGTGACCTGGCGCGGAGTGATCGACAGCCTGCGTCCGGTGACCCAGAAAATCTGGCAATCGTTGCCACGCGACGAGCAGCGCCGCTTCCTGCGCCATCTTCGTTCGCACTGGGAAGTACATCGCCATCGCATTGCGCCCGAGATTGGCGACGTTCTCGCCGACATGAAAGCGGAAGGGATCGTGCACACCTATGCGGGGCGGATCATCCGCTACTCGGAGAAGGCTGGTATCGCCAAAGTGTCGTATCGGGAGCGTCAAAGCCGCCGGAAAAAAACTGTCAAAGCGAATCGCGTGGTGAATTGCACGGGCTCGGAAACCGATTGCCGCCGCATCGATGATTCCCTCATCGTCAGCCTCTTCGCCCAGGGGCTCGCCCGGCCGGACCCGCTCTTTCTGGGACTCGACACCGACAGGCACGGTGGTCTGATCGATTACAACGGTGCTGCCTCGACGACGCTACTTGCCGTGGGTCCAACCCGCAAAGGATCTTTGTGGGAGACGACCGCAGTCCCCGAAATTCGCAAGCAGGCGGCGGACGTGGCCGAGTATGTTGGCAGCACGCTCGCCAGCCACAATCTTCAGTCTCGCGACGTCCTGGGGACCGCCGTCTAG
- a CDS encoding family 20 glycosylhydrolase: protein MRNIFLLISVFLLASSFTAAQTTPALNLMPVPAKLQSGAGQLGIDQLFTVAVTGAKDARLDAGVPRFLDQLSRQTGMPLNRELADAGKATLVIHCDSAGQRVQSLTEDESYSLEIAATRATLSAPNALGVLHGLQTFLQLVNPSPTGFAVPVATIQDQPRFAWRGLLIDVSRHFIPLDVLKRNLDGMAAVKLNVLHWHLSDDEGFRVESKRFPKLQELGSEGQYYTQAEVREFIGFARDRGIRVVPEFDMPGHSRSWVAAYPELASMPGPYRAGRIQDSDTVLDPTRDETYKFLDKFIDEMAGLFPDAYFHIGGDEVNNKPWDSSPKIQAFIHAHGMKNNQDLQAFFNERLEKIVTKHGKIMMGWDEILHPNLPKPVVVHSWRGQESLAEAARNGHGTLLSNGYYIDLIWPAARHYAVDPMIDPKTGGAVNLTPEEAKRILGGEACMWAEYVTPETIDSRIWPRMAAIAERFWSPQSVTDPKSMYRRLDEISVRLGWLGLTHESNYVPMLRRLAGGEDIRALRIFADTVEPTKDYTRTEVWPQPPVKRVPLNRLVDAARPESSVARHFSEFVDAYLASGSKDQDTELQMRSWLLRWQKNHASLKPLLEGSFLLSEDLPLSEDLAALSGAGLQALDALAKNQRLEETWRTEQMVVVQRSMQPRANLLIMIAPPIQKLIEAAAPGSKP from the coding sequence ATGCGAAATATATTTTTGCTCATCAGCGTATTCCTGCTTGCCAGCTCCTTCACCGCAGCCCAGACGACTCCCGCTCTCAACCTGATGCCTGTTCCCGCCAAACTGCAATCTGGCGCGGGCCAACTGGGGATCGACCAACTGTTCACCGTCGCCGTCACCGGCGCTAAGGATGCGCGCCTCGACGCGGGTGTTCCAAGATTCCTCGACCAGTTAAGCCGTCAAACCGGGATGCCCCTGAACCGCGAGCTTGCCGACGCAGGCAAAGCTACGCTCGTCATCCACTGCGACAGTGCGGGCCAGAGAGTTCAGTCGCTCACTGAGGACGAATCCTATTCGTTGGAGATTGCAGCCACGCGCGCGACTTTGAGCGCGCCGAATGCGCTCGGCGTATTGCACGGCTTACAGACCTTCCTGCAACTCGTTAATCCATCGCCGACGGGATTTGCCGTGCCAGTGGCGACGATCCAGGACCAACCGCGCTTTGCATGGCGCGGTTTGTTGATCGATGTCAGCCGTCACTTCATACCGCTCGACGTCCTGAAGCGCAATCTCGACGGCATGGCCGCCGTAAAACTTAACGTCCTGCACTGGCATTTGTCGGACGACGAGGGCTTCCGCGTTGAGAGCAAGCGCTTCCCGAAGCTGCAGGAACTCGGCTCCGAAGGCCAGTACTACACGCAGGCGGAGGTTCGCGAGTTCATCGGATTTGCTCGAGATCGCGGAATTCGCGTCGTCCCGGAATTTGATATGCCGGGACACAGCCGTTCCTGGGTTGCCGCTTACCCGGAACTCGCCAGCATGCCCGGCCCATACCGGGCAGGCCGCATTCAGGACTCCGACACCGTGCTCGACCCCACTCGGGACGAGACTTATAAATTTCTCGACAAGTTCATCGACGAAATGGCTGGGCTCTTCCCCGACGCTTATTTCCACATTGGCGGCGATGAGGTCAACAACAAGCCTTGGGACTCGAGTCCCAAGATTCAGGCATTCATCCACGCGCACGGCATGAAGAACAACCAGGACTTGCAGGCGTTTTTCAACGAGCGCCTGGAAAAGATCGTCACCAAACATGGAAAGATCATGATGGGTTGGGACGAAATCCTTCATCCCAATCTGCCGAAGCCGGTTGTGGTCCATTCCTGGCGTGGACAAGAATCGCTGGCGGAAGCAGCCCGCAACGGTCACGGCACGCTGCTTTCCAATGGCTACTACATCGACTTGATCTGGCCCGCGGCTCGGCACTATGCCGTGGATCCGATGATCGATCCAAAAACAGGTGGAGCTGTGAACCTCACTCCGGAAGAGGCCAAGCGAATCCTCGGTGGCGAGGCCTGTATGTGGGCCGAGTATGTCACTCCGGAAACGATTGATTCGCGCATCTGGCCGCGCATGGCTGCGATCGCCGAGCGGTTCTGGTCCCCGCAAAGCGTCACCGACCCGAAGTCGATGTATCGCCGCCTCGATGAAATCAGCGTGCGCCTGGGATGGTTAGGCCTGACGCACGAATCGAACTATGTCCCGATGCTGCGTCGCCTCGCGGGCGGGGAAGATATTCGCGCCTTGCGTATTTTCGCCGACACCGTCGAGCCGACCAAGGACTACACCCGTACGGAGGTCTGGCCGCAACCACCAGTGAAGCGCGTGCCGCTCAACCGCTTGGTCGACGCAGCGCGGCCGGAAAGCTCTGTCGCTCGCCACTTTTCCGAGTTCGTCGATGCGTATCTGGCGAGCGGATCCAAAGACCAAGACACCGAGTTGCAAATGCGGTCGTGGCTCCTGCGTTGGCAGAAAAACCATGCCAGCCTTAAGCCTCTCCTGGAAGGCTCTTTTCTTCTGAGCGAGGATCTGCCGCTGTCGGAGGATCTGGCCGCTCTATCCGGGGCGGGGTTGCAGGCGCTTGATGCGCTCGCAAAAAATCAGCGGTTAGAGGAAACGTGGAGAACCGAGCAGATGGTGGTAGTGCAACGTTCCATGCAGCCTCGGGCAAACTTGCTGATTATGATTGCTCCGCCGATTCAGAAGCTGATCGAGGCGGCGGCACCAGGCTCGAAGCCCTAG
- the pgeF gene encoding peptidoglycan editing factor PgeF, with product MGGVSRVYGKNALNLGFTKDDSRAAVERNRELFLKSLGVADGRKSWPAITLRQIHSDLVLPVDSKPEHALAGDGLITDTPGLLLAVQTADCLPVILVDQKTRAVGVFHAGWRGTVKRIVEKGIGEMRRYFGTSPRNLLAAIGPGVQGCCYKVGEEVRQKFETQFEYAGELFREVKESDPVREKYPLLFLTARAPGHSELPVNIFLDLVEANRRQLIDAGVPARNIDASSPCTACHSEMFFSHRAERGVTGRLMAVAGVRPR from the coding sequence ATGGGCGGAGTTTCGCGCGTCTACGGCAAGAATGCTCTGAATCTGGGATTCACAAAGGATGATTCGCGCGCCGCGGTGGAACGTAACCGCGAGCTTTTTCTGAAGTCCCTGGGTGTTGCCGACGGGCGTAAGAGCTGGCCCGCGATCACGCTTCGACAGATTCATTCCGATCTGGTTCTTCCCGTTGATAGCAAGCCCGAACATGCACTCGCCGGCGACGGCCTCATCACGGACACTCCGGGCTTGTTGCTGGCGGTCCAAACTGCCGATTGCCTGCCTGTGATCCTGGTCGACCAGAAAACTCGAGCAGTCGGTGTATTTCATGCCGGTTGGCGCGGAACAGTCAAACGAATCGTTGAAAAAGGTATCGGTGAAATGCGCCGCTACTTCGGCACCTCTCCGAGAAACTTGCTGGCAGCGATCGGGCCGGGAGTGCAGGGGTGCTGTTACAAGGTCGGGGAAGAGGTCCGTCAGAAATTCGAAACCCAGTTCGAATATGCCGGCGAACTATTTCGTGAAGTGAAAGAGTCCGACCCGGTCCGTGAAAAGTATCCGCTGCTTTTCCTGACGGCTCGTGCCCCGGGACACAGTGAGCTGCCAGTCAACATTTTTCTGGACCTGGTGGAGGCCAATCGCCGCCAGTTGATCGATGCGGGAGTTCCCGCCAGGAATATTGACGCCTCTTCTCCTTGCACTGCCTGTCATAGCGAGATGTTCTTCAGTCACCGCGCCGAAAGAGGCGTTACGGGGCGACTCATGGCCGTCGCCGGAGTGCGGCCGCGCTAG
- a CDS encoding prolyl oligopeptidase family serine peptidase yields MENRKVATVVLFLCALAIGIQSVLCCAQAAAQGFSLQQVMSSPFPTNLVGASQSARIAWIFSAKGEHNVWIADAPNFEARQVTHYAGDDGLPLAALKLTPDGHTVVYARGTEANGAGEIADPTSGVEKRTQQVWAADADKGEPRLLGEMGCDEEGCEDIQISPSGEYALWSAKKQVWIAPVSGKEKAKALTYVRGNNAQPKWSPDGKKIAFVSDRGDHSFIAIYEFGKNELRYVSPSADRDQSPRWSPDGSQIAFIRLVGRQMKQPFIPLTPQPWSIWVYDVAKDSAREVWKSGGALDDSLPGLTADASFHFAAGNRIVFASEQDGWNHLYSVPTTGGPAALLTPGKFETEDVALTSGRNFVLYSSNQDDDDRRHLWRVSVEGGTPVAVAHGETMEWAPLEVGGKVVCIGSTATSPAMPYAITAQGRDMIAKSALPADFPATQLVTPKQVIFKAADGWEIHGQLFQPKESGRRPALIFIHGGSIRQMMLGFHYMDYYHNAYAMNQYLASRGYVVLAVNYRTGIMYGRPFREPADGGPRGGAEYKDIVAAGHYLQSLPNVDPKKIGLWGGSYGGYLTAMGLAHNSELFAAGVDAHGVHDWAAFTESFPKDAPDREAALQLAFQSSPNAAISTWKSPVLLIHGDDDRNVEFSQTVDLLQKLRAQNVHVEELIYPDEIHDFLLWKNWIKAYSATEEFFGRQLR; encoded by the coding sequence ATGGAAAATAGGAAGGTCGCGACCGTTGTATTGTTCCTGTGCGCGCTGGCGATCGGCATTCAATCGGTGTTGTGTTGTGCGCAAGCTGCTGCACAGGGATTCTCACTGCAGCAGGTGATGAGTTCGCCGTTTCCCACCAACCTTGTCGGAGCGTCGCAGTCCGCGCGCATCGCCTGGATCTTCAGCGCTAAGGGTGAGCACAACGTCTGGATTGCTGATGCTCCAAACTTCGAAGCGCGGCAAGTTACGCATTACGCGGGCGATGACGGCTTACCGCTGGCAGCATTGAAACTCACGCCCGACGGCCACACGGTTGTCTATGCGCGGGGAACCGAAGCAAACGGCGCGGGCGAAATTGCCGACCCGACCAGCGGAGTAGAAAAACGCACACAACAAGTTTGGGCTGCTGACGCCGACAAGGGCGAGCCGCGCCTGTTGGGTGAGATGGGTTGCGACGAAGAGGGGTGCGAGGACATCCAGATTTCGCCCAGCGGCGAGTATGCACTCTGGTCAGCGAAGAAGCAGGTCTGGATCGCTCCTGTCTCCGGGAAAGAAAAAGCCAAAGCGCTCACTTACGTGCGCGGCAATAACGCGCAGCCTAAGTGGTCGCCGGACGGTAAGAAGATCGCATTTGTAAGCGATCGCGGCGACCACAGCTTTATTGCAATCTACGAATTCGGGAAGAACGAACTTCGCTACGTATCGCCCAGTGCTGATCGCGATCAGTCTCCGCGCTGGTCGCCCGACGGCAGCCAGATCGCGTTTATCCGTCTGGTCGGCCGGCAGATGAAGCAGCCATTTATTCCTCTGACTCCGCAGCCATGGTCGATCTGGGTGTATGATGTCGCGAAAGATTCTGCGCGCGAAGTCTGGAAGAGCGGTGGCGCACTCGACGACTCTCTCCCCGGACTGACTGCGGATGCATCGTTTCACTTTGCAGCAGGGAATCGAATCGTCTTTGCCTCCGAGCAGGATGGCTGGAATCACCTTTACTCGGTACCCACCACGGGCGGACCGGCAGCGCTCCTCACGCCCGGCAAGTTTGAGACCGAAGACGTCGCGCTAACGTCGGGGCGCAACTTTGTTCTCTACTCTTCAAATCAGGATGACGATGATCGACGTCATCTTTGGAGAGTCAGCGTCGAAGGTGGAACGCCAGTTGCCGTGGCGCACGGTGAAACGATGGAGTGGGCGCCTCTTGAAGTGGGCGGCAAAGTCGTCTGCATCGGATCTACTGCAACTTCGCCTGCCATGCCGTACGCGATCACAGCGCAAGGCCGCGACATGATTGCGAAGAGCGCGCTACCTGCGGACTTCCCGGCAACGCAACTCGTCACGCCCAAGCAAGTAATTTTCAAAGCGGCAGACGGATGGGAGATCCACGGGCAGCTATTTCAGCCGAAAGAAAGTGGGCGCAGGCCGGCGTTGATTTTCATTCACGGCGGATCCATCCGGCAGATGATGCTGGGCTTCCACTACATGGACTACTACCACAACGCCTATGCGATGAATCAATACCTGGCGAGCCGTGGTTATGTCGTCCTCGCGGTCAACTATCGCACTGGAATCATGTATGGCCGCCCCTTCCGCGAACCGGCAGACGGCGGTCCTCGCGGTGGGGCGGAATACAAGGACATTGTCGCGGCAGGGCATTACCTCCAAAGCTTGCCCAACGTCGATCCGAAAAAAATCGGATTGTGGGGCGGATCGTATGGCGGTTATCTGACTGCCATGGGCCTGGCGCACAATTCCGAACTATTTGCCGCAGGCGTCGACGCGCACGGCGTGCATGACTGGGCGGCGTTCACGGAAAGTTTTCCCAAGGATGCTCCCGATCGCGAAGCGGCTTTGCAACTGGCGTTTCAGTCATCTCCCAATGCGGCGATCTCGACGTGGAAGTCTCCCGTACTGCTCATTCACGGCGATGATGACCGCAACGTCGAGTTCTCGCAGACGGTGGATCTTCTTCAGAAGCTGCGAGCGCAGAACGTGCACGTGGAGGAACTGATCTATCCGGATGAGATTCATGATTTTCTGCTTTGGAAAAATTGGATCAAAGCGTACTCAGCGACCGAAGAGTTCTTTGGGAGACAGCTTCGATAG
- a CDS encoding glycosyltransferase, with translation MAVRNGRASKVLLVGNYPPPMCGWAIQTYLVTAELRRRGQVCDVLKINENRKVKSSAYIDVQGGLDYFAKVVRFTLRGYHVNVHVNGKSKKGYTLALLATLVGRLAFRPASLTYHGGIPQDHFPRHDSWKLYHAFRLLFQTAGKIACDSVEIKQAIVDYGISPEKVSAIATFSPQYAQFTPAGPSAAIEEFLSAHAPVFFSYLAFRPEYYLDVVREGMKQFRETYPGAGFLWLGFTEGELPAARAYAASWTEEERRSLLLLGNLSHDEFLTLMTRCSACLRSPACDGVAASVLEALALGVPVVASENGRRPEGVITYGEQDADDMCAKMIYAIKNRDSIQGKGPSADRNLREDNVACMADWLTQ, from the coding sequence ATGGCGGTAAGAAATGGCAGGGCAAGCAAAGTTCTCCTGGTTGGGAACTATCCGCCTCCCATGTGCGGATGGGCCATCCAGACCTACCTGGTGACGGCGGAATTGCGCCGCCGCGGGCAAGTTTGCGACGTGCTTAAGATCAACGAGAACCGCAAGGTGAAGAGCTCGGCCTATATCGATGTCCAGGGCGGGTTGGATTATTTCGCCAAGGTCGTTCGCTTCACGCTGCGCGGTTATCACGTGAACGTCCACGTGAATGGTAAATCCAAGAAGGGATACACACTGGCACTGCTCGCTACCCTTGTCGGCCGCCTCGCGTTTCGGCCTGCCTCACTGACTTACCACGGAGGTATCCCGCAAGATCACTTCCCTCGCCATGATTCGTGGAAGCTTTACCACGCGTTCCGATTGTTATTTCAGACTGCCGGCAAGATCGCCTGCGACAGCGTCGAAATCAAGCAGGCGATCGTGGACTACGGGATTAGTCCGGAAAAGGTTTCGGCGATCGCAACGTTCTCCCCGCAATATGCGCAATTCACACCGGCTGGTCCATCGGCTGCGATCGAGGAATTCCTATCTGCGCATGCGCCTGTCTTTTTTTCTTACCTCGCATTTCGTCCGGAATACTACCTCGATGTAGTGCGCGAAGGGATGAAGCAATTCCGGGAAACATACCCGGGGGCTGGTTTCCTCTGGCTGGGCTTCACCGAAGGAGAACTACCGGCGGCACGTGCCTACGCAGCAAGCTGGACCGAAGAGGAGCGCCGCTCTCTCCTCTTGCTCGGCAATCTCTCGCACGACGAGTTCCTTACATTGATGACGCGCTGCTCGGCGTGTTTGCGCTCGCCTGCCTGCGATGGCGTCGCGGCTTCCGTTCTGGAAGCCTTGGCGCTGGGAGTACCCGTGGTCGCGAGCGAAAACGGCCGCCGGCCCGAAGGAGTGATTACCTATGGGGAGCAGGACGCGGACGACATGTGCGCCAAGATGATCTACGCGATCAAGAACCGCGACTCGATCCAAGGCAAGGGCCCCTCAGCAGATCGCAATCTTCGCGAAGACAACGTCGCCTGCATGGCAGATTGGCTCACTCAGTAA
- a CDS encoding class I SAM-dependent methyltransferase, whose protein sequence is MERLALQNHASVAPFVQPRRLARKRVSSARKDSFSPSNPVTSNKNPALPRYQPEPVQAATGMLSPLKTQVQSFWQKSPCDSWFTDEKQGTPEFYQTLDQHRYQVHPRLHEAAGFEKAHDKRVLEIGCGCGSEAERFARAGASYTAVDLTNAAVSITQRRFQLNGLKGCFTQGDAENLPFADGSFDVVYSHGVLHHTPDTPKTIREVHRVLAPGGRAVIMLYYENSFNYQVNLRIVRRLRALLLRSELGIKISRKMWHEPEEELRRHAELVKQDPDAYLDMQNMLNRNTDGPDNPLSQVFSRESGSDMFWQFKNVRTEVMFWNPNYLPGIGKLLPKSIENWLASRWGWHLWIYADKSPAESTEQSVARPEKVGIPHVQSEAFAG, encoded by the coding sequence ATGGAGAGGCTTGCATTACAGAACCATGCGAGTGTTGCGCCCTTCGTGCAACCGAGAAGGCTTGCTCGCAAGAGAGTATCTTCGGCCCGGAAGGATTCGTTCAGCCCGTCGAATCCTGTAACGAGTAACAAGAATCCAGCGCTTCCGCGCTATCAACCTGAACCGGTGCAAGCAGCGACGGGAATGCTCTCTCCACTCAAGACACAAGTGCAGAGTTTCTGGCAGAAGTCTCCTTGCGATTCGTGGTTCACCGACGAAAAGCAAGGAACGCCTGAGTTTTACCAGACCCTCGATCAACATCGCTACCAGGTTCATCCGCGTCTGCACGAGGCGGCTGGCTTCGAGAAAGCGCACGACAAGCGCGTCCTCGAGATCGGTTGCGGCTGCGGGAGCGAGGCGGAGCGCTTCGCGCGCGCGGGAGCAAGTTACACAGCCGTCGACCTGACCAATGCTGCGGTGAGTATCACCCAGCGGCGCTTTCAGCTGAACGGACTGAAGGGCTGTTTTACCCAGGGAGACGCTGAAAACCTTCCCTTCGCGGACGGTTCCTTTGACGTGGTCTACTCCCACGGCGTCCTGCATCACACTCCGGATACCCCGAAGACAATCCGCGAAGTGCACCGTGTGCTGGCGCCCGGCGGACGAGCGGTGATCATGCTGTACTACGAGAACTCGTTTAACTACCAGGTCAACTTGCGGATCGTGCGCCGCCTTCGCGCTCTGCTGTTGAGGAGCGAGTTGGGTATCAAGATCTCTCGCAAGATGTGGCATGAACCGGAAGAGGAACTTCGGCGACATGCGGAACTGGTCAAGCAGGACCCCGACGCCTACCTCGACATGCAGAACATGCTGAACCGGAACACCGACGGACCCGACAACCCTTTGTCTCAAGTGTTCTCAAGAGAATCGGGCAGCGACATGTTCTGGCAATTCAAGAATGTGCGAACCGAGGTGATGTTCTGGAATCCGAATTATCTGCCGGGAATCGGAAAACTTCTTCCCAAGTCGATTGAAAACTGGCTGGCTTCGCGCTGGGGATGGCATCTGTGGATTTATGCGGACAAGAGCCCGGCGGAAAGTACCGAACAGTCCGTTGCTCGTCCGGAGAAAGTTGGGATCCCACACGTTCAGTCCGAAGCTTTCGCGGGCTGA
- a CDS encoding HIT domain-containing protein, which translates to MDYLWTPWRYAYVTGASSASGCIFCIASQETDEKARIVHRGAHCFVILNTFPYTNGHVMIVPYAHLDSLHGLPSDASQEMMMLTQRMEVVLRELYRPDGINLGMNLGKAAGAGVAGHIHMHILPRWLADASFLSVISETRVLPEDLEVTWERIRAALRTNLES; encoded by the coding sequence ATGGACTACCTTTGGACTCCGTGGCGTTACGCCTACGTCACCGGCGCCTCTTCCGCCTCAGGCTGCATTTTTTGTATTGCCTCTCAAGAGACGGATGAGAAAGCGCGCATCGTTCATCGCGGCGCGCACTGCTTCGTCATCCTGAATACCTTCCCCTACACCAATGGCCACGTGATGATCGTGCCGTACGCTCACCTCGACAGCCTCCACGGACTTCCCTCCGACGCCTCGCAGGAGATGATGATGTTGACGCAGCGCATGGAAGTGGTTCTGCGCGAACTCTATCGGCCCGACGGGATCAATCTGGGGATGAACCTGGGAAAGGCGGCTGGCGCGGGCGTCGCAGGACACATCCACATGCACATCCTGCCCCGCTGGCTGGCCGATGCCAGTTTCCTCAGCGTGATCAGCGAAACGAGAGTGCTGCCCGAAGACCTGGAAGTCACCTGGGAGCGGATCAGAGCTGCGCTCCGGACTAACCTCGAATCCTGA